A region from the Serinibacter arcticus genome encodes:
- a CDS encoding MaoC/PaaZ C-terminal domain-containing protein: MTHRDDHHDTSLEELLEESVTATGAAARRPETQPTSVVALDGVPSPRSVQLTALGRTAQAVVSSPSVSTTLPDVALRAGLTLDRERLDAYCHLLGERALETAPPGFVHVSVFGLQLALMARADFPLPMLGLVHIANRIEQLRPVRTDEPLTATTWARRLASREVGEGMGTQVELVTEIRSGVELVWQGVSTYLARSTQITGLPAHQRPEHPTFEAPTPTGGWETSLRSSKLYAEVSGDRNPIHTSKLAARAFGYRATIAHGMDTAARALAALGPARGDAFTWSVEFAAPVLVPGRVAVGVERRDDVDSSDGGSRAGYALTVWDPRRGKLHLTSTLAQA; the protein is encoded by the coding sequence ATGACGCATCGCGACGACCACCACGACACCTCGCTCGAGGAGCTCCTCGAGGAGTCGGTGACGGCGACCGGCGCAGCCGCACGGCGTCCCGAGACGCAGCCGACCTCGGTCGTCGCGCTCGACGGCGTGCCCTCGCCCCGGTCGGTGCAGCTCACCGCGCTGGGGCGCACCGCCCAGGCCGTGGTCAGCAGCCCGTCCGTGTCGACCACGCTGCCCGACGTCGCGCTGCGCGCCGGACTCACGCTCGACCGCGAGCGCCTCGACGCCTACTGCCACCTGCTGGGTGAGCGGGCGCTGGAGACGGCGCCCCCGGGCTTCGTGCACGTCAGCGTGTTCGGCCTGCAGCTCGCTCTGATGGCGCGTGCCGACTTCCCGCTGCCGATGCTCGGCCTCGTGCACATCGCGAACCGCATCGAGCAGCTGCGCCCCGTGCGGACCGACGAGCCCCTGACGGCGACGACGTGGGCCCGCCGCCTGGCCTCGCGCGAGGTCGGCGAGGGCATGGGCACCCAGGTGGAGCTCGTGACGGAGATCCGCTCCGGCGTCGAGCTCGTCTGGCAGGGCGTCTCCACCTACCTCGCGCGCAGCACGCAGATCACGGGGCTGCCCGCTCATCAACGCCCCGAGCACCCCACCTTCGAGGCGCCGACGCCCACGGGCGGCTGGGAGACCTCGCTGCGCAGCAGCAAGCTGTACGCCGAGGTCTCGGGCGACCGGAACCCCATCCACACCTCGAAGCTCGCCGCGCGGGCGTTCGGCTACCGCGCGACGATCGCGCACGGCATGGACACGGCGGCGCGCGCGCTGGCCGCCCTCGGTCCGGCGCGCGGCGACGCGTTCACGTGGTCGGTCGAGTTCGCGGCACCGGTCCTGGTGCCCGGACGGGTGGCCGTGGGCGTGGAGCGGCGCGACGACGTCGACTCCTCCGACGGCGGGTCGCGCGCCGGCTACGCGCTCACCGTCTGGGACCCGCGGCGCGGGAAGCTGCACCTGACCTCGACGCTCGCCCAGGCCTGA
- a CDS encoding 3-oxoacyl-ACP reductase, which yields MAPPTLPAPLRGVSKQLNRAITQALGLTEAVTLRRTDPTSVDAPLTAGPVLVIGSGPDADAVAHQLHDWHLDVRRNLQAPTQQRWGAVVVALTDLEAPGEEAERVLALGGVLRELARSARVVTLSRAVADGDAPAVAAARGGVSGLVRSLGKELRQGATANGIELADGVGVTDAAAIGTLRFLLSARSAFVDGQLLPVTGRGITPEDWTRPLAGTVVVVTGAARGIGAETVRVLARDGAHVLGVDVPAAGEALAAVMNEVGGVALQLDITAPDAGERLLERVARGPFNGRLDVLVHNAGILRDKLLANMKPEHWESVVAVNLAAQVAITTTLAEAYPGLVQVSLASTSGIAGNRGQTNYGFSKAGVIGATQAWAPVLAAGGGRANAVAPGFIETEMTASIPTMQREISRRVSSLGQGGKPVDVAEAVAFLASPQAGGINGAVLRVCGQNLVGR from the coding sequence ATGGCCCCCCCCACGCTCCCCGCCCCCCTGCGCGGCGTCAGCAAGCAGCTCAACCGCGCGATCACCCAGGCCCTCGGCCTCACCGAGGCGGTCACGCTCCGGCGTACCGACCCGACGTCGGTCGACGCCCCGCTGACGGCGGGCCCCGTGCTCGTCATCGGCTCGGGGCCGGACGCCGACGCCGTCGCGCACCAGCTCCACGACTGGCACCTGGACGTGCGCCGCAACCTGCAGGCGCCGACGCAGCAGCGCTGGGGCGCCGTCGTCGTCGCTCTCACCGATCTCGAGGCCCCGGGCGAGGAGGCCGAGCGTGTGCTCGCCCTCGGCGGGGTGCTGCGCGAGCTGGCCCGCAGCGCCCGCGTCGTCACCCTCTCGCGCGCGGTGGCCGACGGCGACGCCCCCGCCGTCGCGGCGGCGCGCGGCGGGGTCTCCGGACTCGTCCGCTCGCTCGGCAAGGAGCTGCGCCAGGGCGCGACCGCCAACGGGATCGAGCTGGCGGACGGTGTCGGCGTCACCGACGCCGCCGCGATCGGCACGCTGCGCTTCCTGCTCTCGGCCCGCTCGGCGTTCGTGGACGGTCAGCTCCTGCCGGTGACCGGTCGGGGCATCACCCCCGAGGACTGGACGCGGCCGCTGGCCGGGACGGTCGTCGTCGTGACCGGGGCGGCACGCGGCATCGGCGCGGAGACCGTGCGCGTCCTGGCGCGCGACGGCGCCCACGTGCTCGGCGTCGACGTTCCGGCCGCGGGCGAGGCGCTCGCCGCCGTCATGAACGAGGTCGGCGGCGTGGCGCTGCAGCTCGACATCACCGCGCCCGACGCCGGCGAGCGGCTGCTCGAGCGCGTCGCGCGCGGCCCGTTCAACGGCCGGCTCGACGTGCTCGTCCACAACGCCGGGATCCTCCGCGACAAGCTGCTGGCCAACATGAAGCCGGAGCACTGGGAGTCGGTGGTGGCGGTCAACCTCGCCGCGCAGGTCGCCATCACGACCACGCTCGCCGAGGCCTACCCGGGCCTGGTCCAGGTCTCGCTCGCCTCGACGAGCGGAATCGCGGGCAACCGCGGCCAGACCAACTACGGCTTCTCCAAGGCCGGCGTCATCGGCGCGACGCAGGCGTGGGCTCCCGTGCTCGCGGCCGGCGGCGGCCGCGCCAACGCCGTCGCGCCGGGGTTCATCGAGACGGAGATGACGGCCTCGATCCCCACGATGCAGCGCGAGATCAGCCGCCGCGTGTCGTCGCTCGGTCAGGGCGGCAAGCCGGTCGACGTCGCCGAGGCGGTCGCGTTCCTCGCCTCGCCGCAGGCCGGGGGGATCAACGGCGCGGTGCTGCGGGTCTGCGGCCAGAACCTGGTGGGACGATGA
- a CDS encoding acetyl-CoA C-acetyltransferase: MTSTTESASSTPTSPETARPSGTAVVVGGNRTPFAKAGGHFAGASNLDMLTTTIDGLVARLGLAGERIGEVRAGAVLNHSKDFNLAREAVLGTALAPETPAVTLQRACATSIEAAWDLANKITLGQISSGIAGGADSTSDAPIVVSDRLRRTLIKLNRAKTVPDRLRLVGQLRPADLAPVAPNVNEPRTGLSMGEHQALTNLRWKVTREAQDAVALASHTQLAAAWDEGLFDDLVTPYRGLTRDAALRPDTTIEALAKLRTVFGNDHADATMTAGNSTPLSDGAAAVLLASPEWAAAHGLPALARVVDAEAAAVDFTRGTEGLLMGGAYAVPRLLARQGLTLDDIDLVEIHEAFAGVVEATLAAWADETFAADEVGAPALGTLDRSKLNVAGSSLAAGHPFAATGARIVATLATLLHRRKAALVAEGGSAEVPVRGVISVCAAGGQAVAMLLEA; the protein is encoded by the coding sequence ATGACCAGCACGACCGAGTCAGCCAGCAGCACCCCCACCTCCCCCGAGACTGCCCGCCCCTCGGGCACCGCCGTCGTGGTCGGCGGCAACCGCACCCCGTTCGCCAAGGCGGGCGGCCACTTCGCGGGCGCCAGCAACCTCGACATGCTGACGACGACGATCGACGGCCTGGTCGCCCGGCTCGGCCTGGCCGGTGAGCGGATCGGCGAGGTGCGGGCCGGCGCCGTGCTGAACCACTCCAAGGACTTCAACCTGGCGCGCGAGGCCGTGCTCGGCACCGCGCTGGCTCCCGAGACCCCCGCCGTCACGCTCCAGCGCGCGTGCGCCACGAGCATCGAGGCGGCCTGGGACCTCGCGAACAAGATCACGCTCGGCCAGATCAGCTCGGGCATCGCCGGTGGCGCCGACTCCACCTCGGACGCCCCGATCGTCGTCTCCGACCGGCTGCGCCGCACGCTCATCAAGCTCAACCGCGCAAAGACGGTCCCCGACCGGCTCCGGCTCGTCGGCCAGCTGCGTCCCGCCGACCTCGCCCCGGTCGCCCCCAACGTCAACGAGCCGCGCACCGGCCTGTCGATGGGTGAGCACCAGGCCCTGACCAACCTGCGGTGGAAGGTGACCCGCGAGGCGCAGGACGCCGTCGCGCTCGCCTCGCACACCCAGCTCGCCGCCGCGTGGGACGAGGGTCTGTTCGACGACCTCGTCACCCCCTACCGCGGGCTCACGCGCGACGCAGCGCTCCGCCCCGACACCACCATCGAGGCGCTGGCGAAGCTGCGCACCGTGTTCGGCAACGACCACGCCGACGCGACCATGACGGCGGGCAACTCCACGCCGCTGTCCGACGGCGCCGCAGCCGTCCTGCTGGCCTCGCCGGAGTGGGCGGCCGCGCACGGCCTGCCGGCGCTGGCGCGGGTGGTCGACGCCGAGGCCGCCGCCGTCGATTTCACCCGCGGCACCGAGGGGCTGCTCATGGGCGGCGCGTACGCCGTCCCGCGGCTGCTCGCCCGCCAGGGCCTCACGCTGGACGACATCGACCTGGTCGAGATCCACGAGGCGTTCGCCGGCGTCGTCGAGGCGACCCTGGCCGCCTGGGCGGACGAGACGTTCGCCGCCGACGAGGTCGGCGCCCCTGCGCTCGGCACGCTCGACCGCAGCAAGCTCAACGTCGCCGGCTCCTCGCTCGCGGCCGGTCACCCGTTCGCCGCGACCGGCGCCCGCATCGTCGCCACGCTCGCGACGCTCCTGCACCGCCGCAAGGCGGCGCTGGTCGCCGAGGGCGGCAGCGCCGAGGTCCCCGTGCGCGGCGTCATCTCCGTCTGCGCCGCCGGCGGTCAGGCCGTCGCGATGCTGCTGGAGGCCTGA